A window of the Mannheimia granulomatis genome harbors these coding sequences:
- the prmC gene encoding peptide chain release factor N(5)-glutamine methyltransferase translates to MEPNFSYQWQFGIKPNTLANLVVAGRKTATCSGYCFYASENQPLPQKGEKHIVLDSQNQAVVCIQLKEVFIERFNEVTEEFALAEGEGDYQSWKMAHRDFFKGELGKEIDEHFEVVCERFYAVNIFPKTYAEWLTFAEQTLLENAENNPFLDAKFDANLLLQAVTKRSKSAIFAFAETKLSEQELVELAEKLARRANGEPMAYILGEKEFWSLPLKVSTATLIPRPDTERLVELALDWAHKRLEKQKNLQILDLGTGTGAIALAMASELGDKADIIGVDFQLDAVKLAEENRQNLGFNNVRFIQSDWFSSLENQQFDLILSNPPYIDMDDENLRFGDVRFEPLTALVADNNGLNDLQKIIENAPLHLKPQGALMLEHGWQQAEMVRNLFNLTLWEAVETVQDYGGNDRVTKAVLKE, encoded by the coding sequence ATGGAACCAAATTTCTCTTATCAATGGCAATTTGGCATAAAGCCCAACACCTTAGCCAATCTCGTGGTTGCCGGTAGAAAGACTGCAACTTGCTCTGGTTACTGCTTTTATGCGTCAGAAAATCAACCGCTTCCACAAAAAGGCGAAAAACACATCGTATTAGACAGCCAAAATCAAGCTGTCGTGTGTATTCAGCTGAAGGAAGTCTTCATCGAACGCTTTAATGAAGTCACAGAAGAGTTTGCCCTTGCTGAAGGAGAAGGCGACTATCAATCTTGGAAAATGGCCCACCGCGATTTTTTTAAAGGGGAACTTGGCAAGGAGATTGATGAACACTTTGAAGTGGTTTGCGAACGGTTTTATGCGGTAAATATTTTCCCCAAAACTTATGCGGAATGGCTCACTTTCGCTGAACAAACTTTGCTTGAAAATGCGGAAAACAACCCATTTTTAGATGCCAAATTTGATGCAAATTTGCTACTACAAGCGGTCACAAAACGCTCAAAATCGGCAATTTTTGCTTTTGCAGAAACCAAACTTTCAGAGCAGGAATTAGTGGAACTTGCTGAAAAGCTGGCGCGGCGTGCAAACGGCGAGCCGATGGCGTATATTTTAGGCGAGAAAGAATTTTGGTCTTTGCCGTTAAAGGTTTCAACCGCGACCTTAATTCCCCGCCCGGATACGGAACGTTTGGTGGAATTAGCATTAGATTGGGCTCACAAGCGGTTAGAAAAACAAAAAAATTTGCAAATTTTAGATTTAGGCACCGGCACAGGGGCAATTGCGTTGGCAATGGCGAGCGAGTTGGGCGATAAAGCCGATATTATCGGTGTGGATTTTCAGCTTGATGCCGTCAAACTAGCAGAGGAAAATCGTCAAAATCTTGGCTTTAATAACGTACGTTTTATACAAAGTGATTGGTTTTCCAGCTTAGAAAATCAGCAATTTGACTTGATTTTATCGAATCCGCCCTATATTGATATGGATGATGAAAACCTCCGTTTTGGTGATGTGCGTTTTGAACCTTTAACCGCTTTAGTTGCCGATAACAATGGCTTGAACGATTTGCAAAAAATTATCGAAAATGCACCGCTTCACTTAAAGCCACAAGGGGCATTAATGCTGGAACACGGTTGGCAACAAGCTGAAATGGTACGAAATTTATTTAATTTAACCTTGTGGGAAGCCGTTGAAACAGTACAAGATTATGGCGGTAATGACCGAGTGACTAAAGCAGTTTTAAAAGAATAA
- the kdsA gene encoding 3-deoxy-8-phosphooctulonate synthase, whose product MTDKIVKVGNIEVANNKPFTLFGGMNVLESRDMALRVCEQYVEVTQKLNVPYVFKASFDKANRSSIHSYRGPGMEEGLKIFQELKQTFGVNIITDVHEIHQCKPVAEVVDVIQLPAFLARQTDLVEAMARTGAVINVKKPQFLSPGQMGNIVEKIAECGNENVILCDRGTNFGYDNLVVDMLGFGIMKKVSKGCPVIFDVTHSLQCRDPFGAASGGRRSQVTELARSGMAVGLAGLFLEAHPDPNSAKCDGPSALPLSKLEAFVSQMKAIDDLVKSFAEIDTAN is encoded by the coding sequence ATGACAGATAAAATTGTAAAAGTCGGTAATATTGAAGTGGCGAATAACAAACCATTTACTCTATTTGGTGGTATGAATGTGCTGGAAAGCCGCGATATGGCACTTCGTGTGTGTGAACAGTATGTGGAAGTCACGCAAAAATTGAACGTACCTTATGTGTTTAAAGCATCGTTTGATAAGGCGAACCGCTCATCTATCCACTCTTACCGTGGGCCTGGGATGGAAGAAGGGTTGAAAATTTTTCAAGAATTAAAACAGACTTTTGGTGTGAATATCATTACCGATGTGCACGAAATTCATCAATGTAAACCTGTTGCAGAAGTGGTAGATGTCATTCAACTGCCGGCATTCTTAGCTCGTCAAACCGATTTAGTGGAAGCGATGGCTCGCACCGGTGCGGTCATTAATGTAAAAAAACCACAATTTTTAAGCCCCGGTCAAATGGGGAATATCGTGGAAAAAATCGCAGAGTGTGGCAATGAAAACGTGATTCTTTGCGACCGAGGTACTAACTTTGGTTACGATAATTTAGTAGTGGATATGTTAGGTTTCGGCATTATGAAAAAAGTATCGAAAGGTTGCCCGGTAATCTTTGATGTAACCCATTCACTACAGTGCCGTGATCCGTTCGGCGCTGCTTCAGGTGGTCGTCGCTCACAAGTCACCGAACTTGCCCGTTCAGGCATGGCTGTTGGTTTAGCAGGGCTTTTCTTAGAAGCTCATCCGGATCCAAATTCCGCAAAATGTGATGGCCCATCCGCCCTACCGCTTTCAAAATTAGAAGCCTTTGTGTCTCAAATGAAAGCGATTGATGATTTAGTGAAATCCTTTGCAGAAATTGATACGGCTAACTAA
- a CDS encoding lipoprotein-releasing ABC transporter permease subunit, with protein sequence MNLTPFFIAFRYFRSKSADRFGRLVTNLASLGIVLGVMALVIVLSVMNGLENMQKNNLLSTLPHAIISPQEGNFSKDEKLNLPAFVSGSVAINHANVIIQSSEGINAGQLIGVEHSTDDPLLVSENISQLLPTGEFKVVVGSRLANKLNLSVGDKLRLMITENSQYTPLGRVPVQRLFEISGIYQSNREASEFTLFANLADVGRLLRITEDQVQGVRLYLQDPFQVTELPQYFMEENYQISDWREQKGEFFQAVKMEKNMMGLLISLIIVVAISNIVTSLSLMVVDKQGEIAILQTQGLTKKQVMQIFVFQGAIVGVIGSLVGGAIGVLIAMNLDQIILLLNPTIHLPSLISGSQIAIIIGISILLSLLCTIYPAYRASKIEPAQALRYE encoded by the coding sequence ATGAATTTAACCCCTTTTTTTATCGCTTTTCGCTATTTTAGATCGAAAAGCGCAGACCGTTTCGGACGATTAGTTACCAACCTTGCAAGCCTTGGCATTGTGCTGGGGGTGATGGCATTGGTGATTGTATTGTCTGTAATGAACGGCTTGGAAAATATGCAGAAAAACAATCTGCTTTCTACCTTACCGCACGCGATTATTTCTCCCCAAGAGGGAAACTTTAGCAAAGATGAAAAGCTGAACCTCCCTGCCTTTGTAAGCGGAAGTGTTGCTATTAACCATGCTAACGTCATTATTCAAAGCTCAGAGGGAATTAATGCCGGTCAGCTTATTGGTGTTGAGCACTCAACTGATGATCCACTATTAGTTTCAGAAAATATTTCCCAATTATTACCAACCGGTGAATTTAAAGTGGTAGTTGGTTCACGTTTGGCAAATAAGCTCAATTTAAGCGTAGGCGATAAGCTACGTTTAATGATTACCGAAAATAGCCAATATACTCCTTTAGGACGTGTGCCGGTACAACGGTTATTTGAAATCTCAGGCATTTACCAGTCTAATCGAGAGGCGAGTGAGTTTACCTTATTTGCGAATTTAGCCGATGTAGGACGTTTACTCAGAATTACCGAAGACCAAGTTCAAGGCGTACGTTTATATCTGCAAGATCCGTTCCAAGTGACCGAACTTCCACAATATTTTATGGAAGAAAACTACCAAATCAGCGATTGGCGTGAACAAAAAGGCGAATTTTTCCAAGCGGTGAAAATGGAAAAAAATATGATGGGCTTGCTCATTAGCCTGATTATTGTAGTTGCTATCTCTAATATCGTCACATCGCTTAGCTTAATGGTGGTGGATAAACAGGGCGAAATTGCCATTTTGCAAACCCAAGGTTTAACCAAAAAACAAGTGATGCAAATTTTTGTGTTCCAAGGAGCAATTGTGGGCGTGATTGGATCATTAGTCGGTGGAGCGATTGGTGTGCTGATTGCGATGAATTTGGATCAAATCATTTTATTGCTTAACCCAACCATTCATTTACCAAGCTTAATTTCGGGCTCACAAATTGCAATTATTATCGGCATTTCTATTTTGCTGTCGCTACTTTGCACCATTTACCCTGCTTACCGAGCCTCAAAAATTGAGCCGGCTCAGGCATTGAGATATGAATAA
- a CDS encoding SirB1 family protein — protein MDDIIQELLRELEEPQITISEVELKKYLYREILRLTTLIDSNVREQQVFGQMSALVKKARYNVNGETDEERINQLLTLVYHKWGFSCYYEDYFHTENLLLNQVIRKKRGMPVSLGSIVLYLASVLDLPLYPVNFPTQLILRAEIRQPNGATKVRFINPWNGEFLTIEMLNKWLEGELGFGSEVTPDLLKRANVTELLERIETVFKMALTREGKYEETLRLIEYRLAFSPEDPYEIRDRGMVLASMDCYQAALEDINYFIDQCPEDPSTELLKMEVQGLERKSQKSLVH, from the coding sequence ATGGACGATATTATTCAAGAATTATTAAGAGAGCTGGAAGAACCCCAAATTACGATTAGTGAAGTGGAATTAAAAAAATATCTTTATCGTGAAATTTTGCGACTCACTACACTTATTGATAGTAATGTACGCGAGCAGCAAGTGTTTGGGCAGATGTCTGCCTTAGTAAAAAAAGCTCGTTATAATGTCAATGGCGAAACAGATGAAGAACGTATTAATCAACTTCTGACTTTGGTTTATCACAAGTGGGGCTTCAGTTGCTATTATGAAGATTATTTCCATACGGAAAATTTATTGTTAAATCAAGTAATCCGTAAAAAACGCGGAATGCCTGTGTCACTGGGTTCAATTGTGCTTTATTTAGCCTCGGTGTTAGATTTACCGCTCTATCCGGTAAATTTCCCAACCCAGCTGATTTTACGAGCTGAAATCCGTCAACCGAACGGAGCAACCAAAGTTCGTTTTATCAACCCTTGGAACGGCGAATTTTTAACAATTGAAATGCTAAATAAATGGCTAGAGGGAGAATTAGGCTTTGGCTCTGAAGTCACTCCCGATCTTTTAAAACGAGCGAATGTGACCGAGTTATTAGAACGCATCGAAACCGTGTTTAAAATGGCCCTTACCCGAGAAGGGAAATACGAAGAAACGCTACGCTTAATTGAATACCGCCTAGCCTTTAGCCCGGAGGATCCATACGAGATTCGTGACCGAGGTATGGTGTTAGCAAGTATGGATTGCTACCAAGCAGCGTTAGAAGATATTAATTATTTTATCGACCAATGCCCTGAAGATCCATCTACAGAATTACTGAAAATGGAAGTGCAAGGCTTGGAACGCAAAAGCCAAAAAAGTTTGGTGCATTAA
- the lolE gene encoding lipoprotein-releasing ABC transporter permease subunit LolE, giving the protein MNTPFFISWRYQRGKQKNRLVSLISLFSSIGIALGVAVLIIGLSAMNGFERELNQRVLSVVPHAELVSYQGNKSVPIGNASKLETLVKKTKNVTASSPFVSFTALIENGSQLKIAQVRGVDPQKQDQVSRLSQFIPPEQWQAFSKQFQAHEDGLILGAGIARALEVSAGDEVTMLIPQPTEDGKLAQPLRFNMSVTGVLRLEGQLDHSYALIPLNKAQELMEYQPNEISGLEISLSNPFDVQHLEMPQLNGYPQPLYLNTWIEKFGYMYNDIQLVRTVMYIAMVLVIGVACFNIISTLIMAVKDKQGDIAIQRTLGANNGFIRRIFLWYGLLSGMKGAVCGIILGVILSLNLTAIIKAVEGFFGIKLLSDGVYFVDFLPSELHWQDVSYVLLATIILSLFASLYPANRAAKLEPAKVLSGH; this is encoded by the coding sequence ATGAACACTCCGTTTTTTATCAGTTGGCGTTATCAACGTGGCAAACAGAAAAATCGATTGGTTTCGCTGATTTCGCTTTTCTCAAGTATCGGTATTGCCCTTGGTGTGGCGGTGCTGATTATCGGCTTAAGTGCAATGAATGGTTTTGAGCGCGAGCTAAACCAACGAGTGCTTTCTGTTGTACCACATGCAGAATTAGTGTCTTATCAAGGTAATAAAAGTGTACCGATTGGCAATGCTTCAAAATTAGAAACATTGGTAAAAAAAACCAAAAATGTGACCGCTAGTTCACCTTTCGTGAGCTTTACCGCATTAATCGAAAACGGCTCACAGCTTAAAATTGCTCAAGTGCGAGGGGTTGATCCACAAAAACAAGATCAAGTCAGCCGCCTAAGCCAATTTATTCCGCCAGAACAATGGCAAGCGTTCTCCAAACAATTTCAGGCTCATGAAGACGGTTTAATTCTCGGAGCGGGTATTGCTAGAGCATTAGAAGTTTCTGCCGGTGATGAAGTCACTATGCTGATTCCACAGCCAACAGAAGACGGGAAATTAGCTCAGCCGTTGCGTTTTAATATGTCTGTCACCGGCGTGCTACGTTTAGAAGGGCAACTTGACCATAGCTACGCGCTAATTCCGCTTAATAAAGCCCAAGAGTTAATGGAATATCAGCCGAATGAAATATCAGGACTTGAAATCAGTCTGTCTAATCCTTTTGATGTACAACATTTGGAAATGCCACAGCTCAACGGCTATCCACAACCGCTGTATTTAAACACTTGGATTGAGAAATTTGGCTATATGTATAACGACATTCAGTTGGTTCGCACCGTTATGTATATTGCGATGGTGTTGGTCATTGGGGTGGCATGTTTTAATATTATTTCTACCTTGATTATGGCGGTAAAAGATAAGCAAGGCGATATTGCCATTCAGCGAACCCTTGGAGCAAATAACGGCTTTATCCGCCGAATTTTCCTTTGGTACGGCTTGCTTTCAGGAATGAAAGGGGCTGTATGCGGTATTATTTTAGGCGTAATTTTATCGCTAAATTTGACCGCTATCATCAAGGCTGTTGAAGGATTTTTTGGTATAAAATTACTGTCTGACGGTGTTTATTTTGTCGATTTTCTACCTAGCGAGCTGCATTGGCAAGACGTAAGTTATGTGCTATTGGCAACTATCATCTTAAGCTTATTTGCCAGCCTATACCCTGCTAACCGGGCAGCAAAACTAGAACCGGCTAAGGTATTAAGCGGACACTAA
- the lolD gene encoding lipoprotein-releasing ABC transporter ATP-binding protein LolD produces the protein MTELLRCENISKFYDEGEQKVQVLKEVSFSMNTGELVAIVGSSGSGKSTLLHTLGGLDQPSSGEVWIRGQSLQKLSSDKLALLRNQNLGFVYQFHHLMADFSALENVMMPMLIGKQNKTEAASRAEKMLQAVGLAHRITHRPSALSGGERQRVAIARALVNNPALVLADEPTGNLDQKTTESIFELIQQLNHEQNIAFLLVTHDLNLANKLSRRLVMRDGVLSEGN, from the coding sequence ATGACAGAATTACTCCGCTGTGAAAATATCAGCAAATTTTATGATGAAGGCGAACAGAAAGTTCAGGTACTAAAAGAAGTTTCGTTTTCAATGAACACCGGTGAGTTAGTGGCAATTGTTGGTAGCTCCGGCTCGGGTAAAAGTACCTTACTTCATACGCTTGGTGGTCTAGATCAACCTAGTTCAGGAGAGGTGTGGATTCGCGGGCAATCTTTGCAAAAATTAAGCTCAGATAAATTAGCCCTCTTACGTAACCAAAATTTGGGCTTTGTGTATCAATTTCATCACTTAATGGCCGATTTTTCCGCTCTTGAAAATGTGATGATGCCAATGTTAATCGGTAAACAAAACAAAACCGAAGCGGCCAGCCGTGCAGAGAAAATGTTACAAGCGGTCGGATTAGCTCATCGAATTACACATCGCCCGTCAGCATTATCAGGTGGCGAACGTCAGCGTGTGGCGATTGCTCGTGCTTTAGTAAACAATCCAGCTTTAGTGCTTGCCGATGAACCGACAGGCAATTTAGACCAAAAAACCACCGAAAGTATTTTTGAGCTGATTCAACAACTCAATCACGAGCAAAACATCGCCTTCTTATTGGTTACCCACGATTTAAACCTTGCCAATAAACTTTCACGCCGTTTAGTCATGCGAGATGGTGTGCTGAGCGAGGGAAATTAA